A window from Mytilus galloprovincialis chromosome 8, xbMytGall1.hap1.1, whole genome shotgun sequence encodes these proteins:
- the LOC143041982 gene encoding type-2 ice-structuring protein-like — MNMQDPAMDIVSQCNAKGSELIRVDSAEKQAYMEHALAGLPDTAYVCVQGSNYAVPGVWTYDDGTPFGYTNWEAGQPNGGNQPRNLGIDVCATGLLWHDYPTSESKTCSYVCEKR; from the exons ATGAACATGCAAGATCCAGCTATGGATATCGTTAGCCAGTGCAATGCCAAAGGGTCTGAACTGATTCGTGTAGACTCAGCTGAGAAACAAGCCTATATGGAACACGCTCTGg CTGGTTTACCTGATACGGCGTATGTATGTGTGCAAGGAAGTAACTATGCTGTACCTGGTGTTTGGACTTACGATGACGGAACACCATTTGGGTACACTAACTGGGAGGCTGGACAACCAAATGGTGGAAACCAGCCTAGAAATCTCGGTATCGATGTCTGTGCAACAGGTTTACTGTGGCATGACTACCCTACCTCTGAATCGAAGACGTGTAGTTATGTATGTGAAAAGAGATAA